A genomic region of Desulfosarcina ovata subsp. ovata contains the following coding sequences:
- a CDS encoding bifunctional glycosyltransferase family 2/GtrA family protein, with protein MRAIQAGPVKLSVIIPCYNEEATLRLCVDRVLEVKDDNLKIEIIIVDDASSDNSLLIARELAQRHEKEILVLKHKINKGKGAALKTGFQNATGDFVAIQDADLEYDPMDLKMLLLPLRDNRADVVIGSRFLSSGAHRVLYFWHSIGNRFLTLMSNMFTDLNLTDMESCYKVFKREIIQRIDLKENRFGFEPEVVAKVAQMRVRIFEIGISYSGRTYEEGKKIGVKDGFRALYCILKYNAHKAPLPMQFLIYLAIGGVAAMFNLFLFLSLYHAGIKVSLCAPVAFISAAIINYVLCIFILFKHQVRWKAPMEMLTYMGVVGGVACVDLMAVKYLLNWGASPVIAKLSATGLALLLNFLGRRFIVFPEKGSGPWRPQER; from the coding sequence ATGCGGGCTATCCAGGCAGGGCCAGTTAAGCTATCTGTCATCATACCATGCTACAACGAAGAAGCGACCCTCCGGCTTTGCGTGGATCGGGTATTGGAAGTAAAGGATGATAATTTAAAAATAGAGATCATCATTGTAGATGACGCGTCGAGCGACAACAGTCTCCTCATTGCCCGGGAACTCGCCCAGCGCCATGAAAAAGAAATTCTCGTCCTGAAACACAAGATAAACAAGGGCAAGGGGGCCGCTCTCAAAACCGGATTCCAAAACGCAACCGGCGATTTTGTTGCTATTCAGGATGCCGACCTTGAGTACGATCCGATGGATCTCAAAATGCTGCTATTGCCGTTGCGTGACAACCGTGCCGATGTGGTCATCGGGTCACGTTTTCTTTCCTCGGGCGCCCACCGCGTCCTCTATTTCTGGCACTCGATTGGCAACCGGTTTCTCACCCTGATGTCGAACATGTTTACTGACCTGAATCTGACGGATATGGAAAGTTGTTATAAGGTATTCAAGCGTGAAATCATTCAGCGCATTGATTTGAAAGAGAATCGATTCGGATTTGAGCCGGAAGTCGTTGCCAAGGTGGCCCAGATGCGCGTCCGTATCTTTGAAATAGGCATATCGTATTCCGGCAGGACCTATGAAGAGGGAAAAAAAATCGGCGTAAAAGACGGTTTTCGGGCACTCTACTGCATCCTGAAGTACAATGCCCATAAAGCGCCGCTGCCCATGCAATTTCTAATCTATCTGGCCATCGGCGGTGTTGCGGCCATGTTTAACCTGTTTCTGTTTCTGTCCCTTTACCATGCGGGAATCAAAGTCTCATTGTGCGCGCCGGTCGCATTCATTAGCGCTGCCATCATCAATTATGTGCTTTGCATTTTTATTTTATTCAAACATCAAGTCCGGTGGAAGGCACCGATGGAAATGCTCACTTACATGGGGGTTGTTGGAGGCGTCGCCTGTGTAGACCTGATGGCTGTGAAATATCTTCTCAATTGGGGGGCATCGCCGGTCATTGCCAAGCTGAGTGCGACGGGCCTTGCATTGCTCCTGAATTTCTTGGGCAGGCGGTTTATCGTCTTTCCGGAAAAGGGCAGCGGGCCTTGGCGCCCCCAGGAACGTTAA
- a CDS encoding ammonium transporter has product MAFFAKITILMFALLLPSTIVLGADPGVVDTGTTAWMLISTALVLLMVPGLAMFYGGLVRTKNVLGTMMHSFVSIAIIGVLWVVCGYGLTFGKGILGGFVGWSGDYFLLRGIDDTITNGVPEYVLAMFQGKFAIITPALISGALAERVYFKGYTFFIVLWFLFIYCPLCHWVWAADGWLFNSGAAGVIDLAGGLVIHVSAGISALVVALYLGPRKGYPKSSMAPNNLVMTMMGAGLLWVGWFGFNAGSTVQSGLDTARALTMTQVSAASGALTWMLIEAFIFRKVTSLGFVSGILAGLVVITPAAGVVLPGGAIVMGALSSSLCYLALNLKMKIGYDDSLDCFGIHGVGSGLGVLLLSFFIRDSWMAAARQNVAGWSCWDQLLVQVKGMGATIALAAVGTVVICVLVEKSVGFRIDEQDEFDGLDKSLHSENGYGLIFPESR; this is encoded by the coding sequence ATGGCGTTTTTTGCGAAGATTACAATTTTGATGTTTGCGTTGCTGCTGCCGTCCACGATCGTTTTGGGTGCGGATCCGGGTGTTGTCGATACGGGGACGACGGCCTGGATGCTGATCTCCACGGCCCTGGTTCTGCTCATGGTGCCCGGTCTGGCCATGTTCTACGGTGGTTTGGTGCGCACCAAGAATGTGCTCGGTACCATGATGCACAGCTTTGTTTCGATTGCCATCATCGGCGTTTTGTGGGTGGTATGCGGTTATGGCCTGACCTTCGGGAAAGGTATTCTTGGGGGTTTCGTGGGCTGGAGCGGAGATTATTTTCTTCTCCGGGGCATCGACGACACCATTACCAACGGCGTTCCCGAATATGTGCTGGCCATGTTTCAGGGAAAGTTTGCCATCATCACCCCGGCGTTGATTAGCGGCGCCCTGGCCGAGCGGGTTTACTTCAAAGGCTATACGTTTTTTATCGTTCTCTGGTTTCTTTTCATCTACTGCCCCCTGTGCCACTGGGTCTGGGCCGCTGACGGCTGGCTGTTCAACAGCGGGGCGGCTGGTGTGATCGATCTTGCCGGTGGTTTGGTGATTCATGTTTCAGCGGGGATCAGCGCACTTGTCGTGGCCCTCTACCTGGGACCGCGCAAAGGGTATCCGAAATCCTCCATGGCGCCCAACAACCTGGTGATGACCATGATGGGCGCCGGCCTGCTGTGGGTGGGCTGGTTCGGTTTCAATGCCGGATCAACGGTTCAGAGCGGCCTGGATACCGCCCGTGCGCTGACCATGACTCAGGTCTCCGCAGCCAGCGGGGCCCTGACCTGGATGCTGATTGAAGCCTTCATTTTTCGCAAAGTCACCTCCCTGGGATTCGTTTCCGGTATCCTCGCCGGCCTGGTGGTGATCACACCCGCCGCCGGTGTGGTCCTGCCTGGCGGGGCCATCGTCATGGGGGCTCTGTCGAGCAGCCTCTGTTACCTGGCCCTGAACCTAAAAATGAAGATCGGCTACGACGACAGCCTGGACTGTTTCGGGATTCACGGTGTCGGCAGCGGGCTGGGCGTACTGCTGCTCAGTTTTTTCATCCGGGACAGCTGGATGGCGGCGGCTCGCCAGAATGTGGCCGGCTGGAGTTGCTGGGACCAACTGCTGGTACAGGTCAAAGGCATGGGGGCGACCATTGCCCTGGCCGCCGTCGGTACGGTTGTGATTTGTGTGCTGGTCGAAAAGAGTGTCGGTTTCCGCATCGACGAGCAGGATGAATTCGACGGTCTGGACAAATCCCTGCACAGTGAGAACGGCTACGGATTGATTTTCCCGGAATCACGGTGA
- a CDS encoding adenylate/guanylate cyclase domain-containing protein has translation METEMAQTVKPLSGKKNKLDPADANGLTVAELLARTGIAKKDLIRFIQLKVLPSSMIQVSPAGPDGMHKITAFSASILGHVTRWKQLIDQGHTPEAIAASLKQAGNMPGTADDAPSHAPVPPTAMSGKQPQKSAAFRFHLAVNTIPGSALLVDRTMHISWITVAPEDHLFETINNEWNDNPSGTVFDILLRASLKELVFDWKPMFAVIYRFLQATTPPETFSRLAPRIALPIDAIDPISRENRNAPQRPPLIDSCPICFEADGGIRQLRFYAMAVDEGTLCILDAAHEPDSWELKTAEALISGATADGTGTGKTVFSVLSARLDDSRHIVDTLLPETYFQLMTRIWDETDRIAESCGGQRAKRSGTDVQYLIAQHSGTDPAFDAIRCAVKLKGKIHEIETSLKADGGWMADIRLNIGISSGKDHLPKEDPSASMAFMLPGGAADQAFHLSAIANGGTILITKSAFGHLSARQMKRITFGVQREERLIPRVFTQLSDLPHGPDSPTMGQEIRSLFVTQIVDLKPDHAD, from the coding sequence ATGGAAACGGAAATGGCGCAGACGGTGAAGCCGCTGTCCGGCAAAAAAAACAAATTGGATCCGGCCGATGCGAACGGGTTGACCGTTGCCGAACTTCTCGCCCGGACCGGCATCGCCAAAAAGGATCTGATCCGGTTCATCCAGTTGAAGGTGCTGCCGTCTTCCATGATCCAGGTCTCACCGGCCGGCCCTGATGGAATGCACAAAATAACCGCCTTTTCGGCATCCATTCTGGGCCATGTCACCAGGTGGAAACAGCTCATCGATCAAGGCCACACCCCGGAAGCCATTGCGGCGAGCCTGAAGCAGGCGGGCAACATGCCAGGCACTGCCGATGATGCGCCTTCCCACGCCCCGGTCCCCCCAACGGCAATGTCAGGGAAACAACCTCAAAAAAGTGCCGCATTCCGCTTTCATCTGGCCGTCAACACCATCCCTGGATCGGCATTGCTTGTCGACCGGACCATGCACATCAGTTGGATCACGGTCGCTCCGGAGGACCATCTGTTTGAGACCATCAACAATGAATGGAATGACAATCCGTCGGGAACGGTGTTCGATATTTTGCTGCGGGCCTCCCTGAAGGAATTGGTTTTCGACTGGAAACCGATGTTTGCCGTTATCTATCGCTTCCTGCAGGCAACCACGCCACCGGAAACGTTCAGCCGTCTGGCGCCCAGGATCGCCTTGCCCATCGACGCCATCGATCCGATCTCCAGGGAAAACCGCAATGCACCCCAACGCCCCCCCCTGATCGACAGCTGCCCGATCTGCTTCGAAGCGGATGGCGGCATCAGGCAATTGCGGTTTTATGCCATGGCGGTGGACGAAGGAACCCTCTGTATTCTCGATGCGGCCCATGAGCCGGACAGCTGGGAATTAAAAACAGCAGAGGCACTCATCTCCGGAGCAACGGCAGACGGTACCGGTACCGGGAAAACCGTATTCAGTGTCCTGTCGGCCAGGCTCGATGATTCCCGGCATATCGTGGACACTCTCCTGCCCGAAACCTATTTCCAGCTCATGACGCGTATCTGGGATGAAACGGACCGCATCGCTGAATCCTGCGGCGGGCAGCGGGCCAAACGCAGCGGCACCGACGTGCAGTATCTCATTGCCCAACACTCAGGTACGGACCCGGCCTTCGACGCCATCCGTTGCGCCGTTAAGCTCAAGGGGAAAATACATGAAATCGAAACATCCCTGAAAGCAGACGGCGGGTGGATGGCCGACATTCGCCTGAACATCGGCATCAGCAGCGGCAAGGATCATCTTCCCAAGGAAGATCCCAGCGCCAGCATGGCGTTCATGCTTCCCGGCGGTGCGGCGGACCAGGCCTTTCATCTTTCCGCCATCGCCAACGGGGGGACCATCTTGATTACCAAATCGGCTTTCGGCCATCTGTCCGCCCGGCAGATGAAACGGATCACTTTCGGCGTTCAGCGGGAGGAGCGGTTGATCCCCCGAGTCTTTACGCAACTGTCCGATCTTCCCCATGGCCCCGACAGTCCGACCATGGGGCAGGAAATCCGGTCTCTGTTCGTTACCCAGATTGTCGATCTGAAGCCCGATCATGCCGATTGA
- a CDS encoding undecaprenyl-diphosphate phosphatase: MNTIEAIILGTVQGLTEFLPVSSSGHLVLFQNLFGLKEPELLFDICLHVGTLLAVIIVFYREILKILTALIQLPRRMRSAGGLLRLFQVDPDIRMALLIVIGSVPTAIIGLLFKKITDQLFGSTAIVGCMLIVTGTLLWLTRRIRTQGRPVARTTLKDACLIGIVQGLAILPGISRSGSTIATALFLGVERKLAGRYSFLLSIPAIVGALVLGLDAPELATRIPLATIIAGSLVSAAVGWLALVILLRVVDRGQLHRFAPYCWLVGLVTLAIALTG; this comes from the coding sequence GTGAATACCATCGAAGCCATCATACTGGGCACGGTCCAGGGACTGACCGAATTTCTGCCGGTGAGCAGTTCAGGCCACCTGGTGCTTTTTCAAAACCTCTTCGGGCTCAAGGAGCCGGAACTGCTCTTTGACATTTGCCTTCACGTAGGCACCCTGCTGGCGGTAATCATCGTCTTTTACCGGGAGATCCTGAAAATTCTCACGGCCCTGATCCAGCTTCCCAGACGGATGAGAAGCGCCGGCGGACTCCTGCGGCTCTTCCAGGTCGATCCGGACATCCGCATGGCCCTGCTTATCGTGATCGGATCGGTGCCCACGGCCATCATCGGCCTGCTGTTCAAAAAAATCACCGACCAGCTTTTCGGCTCCACGGCCATTGTCGGCTGCATGCTTATCGTCACAGGCACCCTGCTCTGGCTGACCCGCCGGATTCGTACCCAGGGGCGGCCGGTGGCCCGTACGACGCTAAAGGACGCCTGCCTGATCGGTATCGTCCAGGGATTGGCCATTTTGCCGGGGATCTCCCGGTCCGGTTCCACCATTGCCACCGCCCTGTTTCTCGGTGTGGAACGAAAACTGGCCGGCCGCTACTCCTTCCTGCTCTCCATTCCGGCCATCGTCGGGGCCCTGGTGCTGGGCCTGGATGCACCGGAACTGGCGACCCGCATCCCTCTGGCCACCATCATCGCCGGCTCGCTGGTCTCGGCGGCCGTGGGCTGGTTGGCCCTGGTGATCCTGCTACGGGTGGTGGACCGGGGTCAGCTGCACCGCTTCGCGCCCTACTGCTGGCTGGTAGGACTGGTCACCCTGGCAATCGCCTTGACCGGTTAA
- a CDS encoding SDR family NAD(P)-dependent oxidoreductase has protein sequence MELKNKVAIVTGASRGLGKAIAMGLAMAGARVVVAARSEVVKDKKLPGTISKTVEAIEAAGGVAMAVRCDVTDEGSVRTMVERTIAAFGRIDILVNNAGVAFYYPVVETPLLRWDLVLKVNLHGTFLCSKAVLPTMIDQKSGSIINISSLAADERDEGTVPTGVAYAVAKAAVDRFCYGLATEVGCHNIAVNGIKPKAPVDTEGMRYWEPDEKTTEGWVSPDKMVKCVLFLAAQDASGVTGTVSTDEELSKWHGL, from the coding sequence ATGGAATTGAAGAATAAAGTCGCCATTGTAACCGGCGCAAGCCGCGGTTTGGGGAAAGCAATTGCCATGGGACTGGCCATGGCTGGCGCACGGGTTGTGGTTGCTGCGCGAAGTGAGGTCGTTAAGGATAAAAAACTTCCCGGAACGATTTCAAAAACAGTTGAAGCCATCGAAGCCGCCGGGGGCGTCGCAATGGCTGTTCGATGCGATGTTACCGATGAAGGCAGTGTCCGGACAATGGTTGAGAGAACCATCGCTGCCTTCGGGCGCATCGACATTCTGGTCAATAACGCCGGGGTGGCCTTTTACTACCCGGTGGTCGAGACGCCGCTGTTACGCTGGGACCTTGTTCTTAAAGTCAATCTTCACGGGACCTTCCTCTGTTCAAAGGCGGTCCTCCCGACCATGATTGATCAAAAAAGCGGAAGCATTATCAATATTTCCTCACTGGCCGCCGACGAGCGTGACGAGGGGACAGTGCCCACCGGCGTCGCCTATGCCGTGGCCAAAGCCGCGGTCGACCGTTTCTGTTATGGATTGGCCACAGAGGTCGGCTGCCATAATATCGCGGTCAACGGAATCAAGCCCAAGGCACCGGTCGATACCGAAGGGATGCGGTATTGGGAACCGGATGAGAAGACAACGGAAGGTTGGGTTTCACCCGACAAAATGGTCAAATGTGTTCTTTTTCTTGCCGCCCAAGATGCCAGTGGCGTTACCGGAACGGTCTCCACGGATGAGGAACTCAGCAAATGGCACGGCTTGTAA
- a CDS encoding SpoIIE family protein phosphatase, with translation MIRKRGISFKLAASVLAGSLLVFLAIFAAGYIHSKSAITRNVEKNAENLALRIAHQIASVLAPVEKLPDHLAAVLESVDLDEGQMTGILRRALETSPVVFGTAIAFAPYAHDPATIDDCLYLLRREKAIHVTHLGGAQYNYFYQDWYLIPRETGKPFWSEPYFDTGGGNILMATYARPFCCNKADAQRFAGVVTADISLQWLEKSVCETPVLNSGYAFILSSSGTFITHPQQRWVMNETIFSIAESRQDTDLRRLGKRMIHGESGFVSFTGDPSGRLGFLYFAPIGLSHWSVGVFFPESELMADLNAFRDQGLFLLACGILLLILIVWLVAGTITRPLRTLSAAARQMATGDLTVAIPGLNSGGEVGALAESFAYMKDALNEHIRELVDTTAAKERIESELNIAHEIQMGLLPKLFPPFPDISGFDLFAMIQPAREVGGDLYDFYRMDDTRVCFVVGDVSGKGVPASLFMAVTMTLTKMTAAKRRHPGQILKEVNAQLSQDNAACMFVTLFCGVLDIRSGELWYANGGHNPPVLLRKNEAPIFLEGTDGVLLGTLPDLEYAERRIVLAPGDGLFIYTDGITEAMDASGELYAEERLLGQLSGKDRLSPGQIIESVMQDVNAFAGSAPQADDITMMMVRLR, from the coding sequence ATGATCCGAAAAAGAGGCATCAGCTTCAAGCTCGCGGCATCGGTGCTGGCCGGCAGTCTTCTGGTCTTCCTGGCGATCTTTGCCGCGGGATACATCCATTCCAAATCGGCCATCACCCGCAACGTGGAGAAGAATGCCGAAAACCTCGCCCTGCGGATCGCTCATCAGATCGCGTCCGTGCTTGCCCCGGTGGAAAAACTGCCCGACCATCTCGCCGCCGTACTGGAATCCGTAGATTTGGATGAAGGGCAGATGACCGGTATCCTGAGGCGCGCCCTGGAAACCAGTCCGGTCGTCTTCGGCACGGCCATCGCCTTCGCGCCGTATGCCCATGACCCGGCGACGATCGATGACTGCCTCTATCTCTTACGTCGGGAAAAAGCGATCCATGTGACCCATCTGGGGGGTGCCCAGTACAACTATTTTTATCAGGATTGGTACCTGATTCCACGGGAAACCGGAAAGCCGTTCTGGAGCGAGCCTTATTTTGACACGGGCGGGGGAAACATTCTCATGGCCACCTACGCCCGCCCGTTCTGCTGCAACAAGGCGGACGCGCAACGTTTCGCCGGCGTCGTGACGGCTGACATCTCCCTGCAATGGCTCGAAAAGAGTGTTTGCGAGACCCCTGTCCTGAACTCCGGGTATGCGTTCATCCTCTCATCCAGCGGCACCTTTATTACCCATCCCCAGCAGCGCTGGGTGATGAACGAAACGATTTTCAGCATCGCCGAAAGCCGACAGGACACCGACCTGCGCCGCCTGGGCAAGCGCATGATCCACGGCGAGTCGGGATTTGTGAGCTTTACCGGCGATCCGTCCGGCAGGCTTGGATTTCTCTACTTCGCGCCCATCGGTCTCAGCCATTGGTCCGTGGGGGTCTTTTTTCCCGAGAGCGAACTGATGGCCGATCTCAACGCCTTTCGGGATCAGGGGCTCTTTCTTCTGGCATGCGGCATTCTGCTGCTGATCCTGATCGTCTGGCTGGTGGCCGGCACCATTACGCGGCCCTTGCGCACCCTTTCCGCCGCCGCCCGGCAGATGGCCACCGGCGATCTGACGGTGGCCATCCCGGGATTGAACAGCGGCGGCGAAGTCGGTGCCCTGGCTGAATCCTTCGCGTACATGAAAGATGCGCTGAATGAACACATTCGCGAGCTGGTCGATACCACGGCGGCCAAGGAGCGGATCGAAAGCGAACTCAACATCGCCCACGAGATCCAGATGGGGCTGCTGCCCAAGCTTTTTCCCCCGTTTCCGGATATCTCCGGCTTCGACCTCTTCGCCATGATCCAGCCGGCGCGGGAAGTGGGCGGAGATTTATATGATTTCTACCGCATGGATGACACCCGTGTCTGCTTCGTGGTCGGCGATGTATCCGGAAAAGGGGTGCCGGCGTCGCTATTCATGGCGGTTACCATGACCTTGACCAAGATGACGGCGGCCAAGCGCCGACACCCCGGCCAGATTCTTAAGGAAGTTAATGCCCAACTGAGCCAGGACAACGCCGCGTGCATGTTCGTGACCCTGTTTTGCGGGGTCCTGGACATCCGCTCCGGCGAGTTGTGGTATGCCAATGGCGGTCATAATCCACCGGTTCTGCTGAGAAAAAACGAAGCGCCAATTTTTCTCGAAGGCACCGATGGGGTGCTGCTCGGCACCCTGCCGGATCTTGAATACGCCGAACGGCGCATCGTGCTGGCCCCTGGCGACGGCCTGTTTATCTACACGGACGGGATCACCGAAGCCATGGATGCGAGCGGCGAACTCTACGCCGAAGAGCGGCTGCTCGGGCAGCTCAGCGGCAAGGATCGGCTATCACCGGGCCAGATCATCGAAAGCGTCATGCAGGATGTGAATGCCTTTGCCGGCTCGGCGCCCCAGGCCGACGACATCACCATGATGATGGTACGCCTCCGGTAG
- a CDS encoding ABC transporter substrate-binding protein, with the protein MMPWYRMLLFFLILATGIAPCRPASAETQGLPHLTFLPQWSPQAQFAGFYLARQNGCYRRHGIDLTILPGGPHRLPVEALKTGSADIVTLWLSTALQLADQGVAIVNVGQLIQHSALCLAVRTRAGIIRPADMNGKKVALWPADFQIQPRAFFDKYQLDVRVVTAANPVHLFLHGGVQITSLMWYNEYHTLINAGLDSNEIRLFRFEDADLNFPEDGIYLQKTTLENHPEAVRAFVAATMEGWRDAFAHPETAIDLILSIMQAAHIPANRVHQRWMLDRMRDLMQPSPDRGAMGELNADDFRRVADILRLGGLIRTSPSYTAFFKKVDFP; encoded by the coding sequence ATGATGCCATGGTATCGGATGCTGCTTTTCTTCCTGATCCTTGCGACGGGGATCGCGCCGTGCCGTCCGGCGTCGGCCGAGACCCAGGGGTTGCCCCATCTCACCTTTCTGCCCCAGTGGTCTCCCCAGGCCCAGTTCGCCGGGTTCTACCTGGCCCGGCAGAATGGCTGCTACCGCCGGCATGGGATCGATCTGACGATCCTGCCGGGAGGCCCTCACCGGCTACCGGTGGAGGCCCTCAAAACCGGCAGTGCCGACATCGTCACCCTGTGGTTGTCAACCGCCCTTCAGCTCGCCGACCAGGGCGTGGCCATCGTCAACGTGGGCCAGCTCATCCAGCACTCGGCCCTGTGCCTGGCAGTGCGCACCCGCGCGGGAATCATCCGGCCGGCGGACATGAACGGAAAAAAGGTCGCCCTCTGGCCAGCGGACTTCCAGATCCAGCCACGGGCCTTCTTTGACAAGTATCAGTTGGATGTGCGGGTGGTGACCGCGGCGAACCCCGTGCATCTGTTTCTGCATGGCGGTGTCCAAATCACGTCACTCATGTGGTACAATGAGTACCACACGCTGATCAATGCCGGACTCGATTCGAATGAAATCCGCCTGTTCCGTTTCGAAGACGCCGATCTCAATTTTCCCGAGGACGGAATCTATCTGCAAAAAACGACACTCGAAAACCACCCCGAGGCGGTCCGGGCATTCGTTGCCGCCACCATGGAAGGATGGCGCGACGCCTTTGCCCACCCGGAAACGGCCATCGACCTGATTCTGTCGATCATGCAGGCGGCCCACATCCCGGCCAACCGGGTTCACCAGCGCTGGATGCTCGACCGGATGCGCGATCTGATGCAGCCTTCCCCGGACAGGGGGGCTATGGGTGAACTGAACGCCGACGACTTCCGGCGCGTGGCGGATATTCTGCGCCTCGGCGGGTTGATCCGCACGTCCCCGTCCTACACGGCGTTCTTCAAGAAAGTCGATTTCCCATGA
- a CDS encoding ATP-binding protein, producing MHRPEAPPASVTARARLENLPRWIAPVLAVSRSLAMDEERCLHLELALEECLVNIITHAYPHTAGLIQVDCRVETAHLVVEISDQGIAFDMTQAPDADLSPDIERRRIGGLGVHLVRRLMDEVHYRREGNHNRLQLRLGIHPGETP from the coding sequence TTGCACAGGCCTGAAGCCCCACCGGCCAGCGTTACGGCAAGGGCCCGTCTGGAAAACCTGCCGCGCTGGATCGCACCGGTACTGGCCGTGTCCCGATCCCTGGCCATGGACGAGGAGCGCTGCCTTCACCTGGAACTCGCCCTGGAAGAGTGCCTGGTCAACATCATCACCCACGCCTACCCGCACACCGCCGGTTTGATACAGGTGGACTGCCGGGTGGAAACAGCACATCTGGTGGTGGAAATCAGCGACCAGGGCATTGCCTTCGACATGACTCAAGCACCCGATGCCGATCTTTCCCCGGATATCGAACGGCGCCGGATCGGCGGCCTGGGCGTCCACCTGGTGCGCCGTCTCATGGATGAGGTTCACTACCGGCGCGAGGGAAACCACAACCGGCTGCAACTGCGGCTCGGCATTCACCCGGGAGAGACGCCATGA
- a CDS encoding STAS domain-containing protein, with protein MEIDFRTEGATLVAIVRGRMDTVNTPAFEKAVTGAIEPETTVLAFDLSGLNYICSAGLRVFLSTGKTLKSRGGQLLLAESGGPVRKVFQISGFFTLFKHFDTLDAALAQA; from the coding sequence ATGGAAATTGACTTTCGCACCGAAGGTGCTACCCTGGTGGCAATCGTTCGAGGACGCATGGACACGGTGAATACCCCGGCCTTTGAAAAAGCGGTGACCGGAGCCATTGAACCGGAAACGACCGTTCTGGCCTTCGACCTATCCGGCCTGAACTACATCTGCAGTGCCGGGCTGCGCGTCTTCCTGAGCACGGGGAAAACCCTCAAATCGCGCGGCGGACAACTCCTGCTTGCCGAATCCGGCGGGCCGGTGAGAAAAGTGTTTCAGATTTCAGGCTTCTTTACGCTGTTCAAACACTTCGATACCCTGGACGCGGCCCTTGCACAGGCCTGA